In Streptomyces sp. 71268, the DNA window GCCCAGGGAACCCTCAACAAGATCGTCGGCAGCCTGCGGTCGGGCCAGGACGAACTGCGCCGCGACAACGCCGCGCTGCACACCGAGCGGGTCAGGCTCTGGGAGACGATGGGCAAGCTCCAGGAGTACACCGTCCTCACCGACGCGCTGGACCAGGCCGTCACCCAGCGGGTCGCCGAGGCCGAGGCCACCGACCCGGCCCGGGCCGAGGCGCTGCGGGCCGACGTGCTCTTCCCCGTCCGCCAGAAGCACCAGGACCTGCTGACCCAACTGGCCGTGTGCGCGCAGGGCTACCTGTCGATGGACGTCGTACGGCGCAACAACGACGAGCTGATCAAGGGCGTGGAGCGGGCCGCGACCACCACCGTCTCGGCGCTGCGGATCGCCGTCATGCTCTCGGCCGCGCTGGAGAACCAGCGCACGGTGGTCGAGCAGGTCAACGCGTTGCGCGGGACGACCGAGGAGCTGATCCGGGCCAACGCGGAGATGCTCGCCACCCAGAGCGGCGAGATCCAGCGGATCGCGGCCGACCCGGCGGTGGGCGCCGAGACGCTGCGCGCCGCCTTCCAGCAGATCTACCAGACGCTGGACACGATCGACACGTACAAGGCCCGCGCCACCGACGCGATGGCCGCCACCGTCGCCTCGCTGACCGACGAGCTCCAGACGGCCAGCGCGCACATCGAACGTGCCCGTAGCAAGCCCGAGCTGGGTGGAGACCACCGTTGAGACGCATCACCCGACGCCTGGGCGTCCACCGTCTGGCCGCCCGTCTGCTGTCCGCCCGCCCCTTCGGTCCCGCCGCCCCGGGCCGCGC includes these proteins:
- a CDS encoding toxic anion resistance protein, which gives rise to MQPLSPPDPRLESPLVLTPPEPVAAVPRESAIGLVPLGDQVASEMAARAAEYVDSIAELDARSPEFAGRISEITELGAGEIRGAAQQSNRMLERTVRALSDAKGGPDGQGGDAQGRVSSSLVELRRTVEDLDPRDRPGRGARKLLAKLPGGNKLRDHVARYASAQGTLNKIVGSLRSGQDELRRDNAALHTERVRLWETMGKLQEYTVLTDALDQAVTQRVAEAEATDPARAEALRADVLFPVRQKHQDLLTQLAVCAQGYLSMDVVRRNNDELIKGVERAATTTVSALRIAVMLSAALENQRTVVEQVNALRGTTEELIRANAEMLATQSGEIQRIAADPAVGAETLRAAFQQIYQTLDTIDTYKARATDAMAATVASLTDELQTASAHIERARSKPELGGDHR